In Labilithrix sp., the DNA window CCCTTCACGATACGTGACCGCCGCCCCCACCGCCACGACAACTCACGCAAGAGACTCGTTCGAAATTACATGCAAACTGCACACACCCATCAAGCGAACCGGGGCCCCAGAAGCGGCCGCGAAAGCGGGCGCGAAGCGCCCCGAGCGCTCCGCGCGAGGGCCGTGTCTGGGGTGGGGTGTCGGGGCGAAGCCCCGACGTTAATAAGAGACAGACACCTGGCGGGTGGCGTTGTGGTAAGCGAGGCTCGACGCCTCCGGGTGCGCGTTCGCGTCTTCGACGCCGAGCTGGACGAGCTGCTCGATGATCTCCGCGCGGCGCGTGGCGGAGGCGATGAGCCACGTCGAGCACGCGGGGACCTCGACGGAGGGGTCGGCGCAGCGCGCGAGCACGCGCTTCTCCGCCGCGAGGGCGTCGGCGGAGCGCCCCTGCTCCAGCAGCGCGCGGGCGTACACGTGGTCGACCGCGGGCTCGTTGCGGAGGGCCGCCGGCGCGCGCTCGATCGCGCCCACCGCCATGCCGGGCTGGTTGGAGTCGAGGTAGGCCTGCGCGAGGTTCCGCAGCGTCGCCGCGTCGTTCGGGGTCGCGGCGGCCTTGCTCTCGAGGGCGGAGAGGGTCGTCGTCCGCGACGCGTCACTGACGACAGGCTTCTCGCGCTGCGTCGTGCCGCAGAACCAGAGAGCCCCGATCGCCACCAGCACCGCCACGTTCCAGCCCTTGACGCCCATGTTTCTTCGAGATTCTCCGCTTTGTCCGGCTCGGCCTTCCCGAGCGCGGCGTATTGGACGAACAACGCTCGAGACCGGATCAATCTGACACGGCTCGGATGAATCACGCGGACAGCGGGAAAACGCGGAAGTTCCCGCGCCCGAGCCGAAATGTCATCCGTTTGGGGGAAACACGTCGGAGCTCGCCGCGCTTGGGAGAAAAATTAGCGACCCCCGCGAATTCGATCCAGCACCCAGTCCGCGACCGCCTTCGTTCCCTTGTCGCCACCTACATCGGGCGTGCAGTTCCCACTCGCGATCGCCTCGGCGCAGGCCTTCTCGATCCGCTCCTCTTCTTCTGCGTAGCCGAGGTGGGCCAGCATCATTCCGACCGTGAGGAAGCCCGCGATCGGGTTCGCGAGGTCCTTGCCGACGAGGGGAGGGGCGGAGCCGTGGACCGGCTCGAACATCGCGACGCGCTTCGGGTCGGCGTAGTGGAGGTTCGCGCTCGCGGCCATGCCGAGGCCGCCCTGGAGACCGGCGCCGAGGTCGGTGACGATGTCGCCGAACAGGTTGTTCGTGACGATCACCTCGAAGGGCGTCGGGTCCTGCACGAGGTAGAGGCACAGCGCGTCGACGTAGACGTGCTTCGCGTCGATGCCGGGGTACTCCTTCGCGACCTCGAAGAAGCAGCGGTACCAGAGCTCGTGCGCGTGCTTCATCGCGTTCGACTTGTCCGCCATGTGCACGGTCTTCTTCCCGTGCGCCTTCGCGTACTCGAAGCCCGCGCGGATCAGGCGCTCGACGCCCTTCCGCGTGTTGATGTCCTCGTTGATCGCGATCTCGTCGGCGGTGCCCTTCTTGAACTGCCCGCCGACGCCGACGTAGATGCCCTCCGTGTTCTCGCGGAACACGACGAGGTCGACGTCCTTCGCGGTCCGGTCCTTCAGCGGGACGAGCCGATCGGCGAGCGCCTTCACCGGGCGCACGTTGGCGTAGAGGTCGAGCCCGAAGCGGAGACCGAAGAGGATGTCGCGCGCGTACTCGAGGCTCGGGACGCGCGGATCGCCGAGCGCGCCGAGCAGCACCGCGCTCGCCTCGTTCTCGATCCGCTCCGCGATCTCCTTCGGGAACGTCGTCCCGTCCCGGAGGAAGCGCTCGGCGCCGAGATCGAGCTGCCATAGATCGAGCGGCAGCTTGCGGTCGCTCTTGTAGTGCTCGAGGAGCCGCGTCGCGTGGGCCATGACCTCGGGCCCGATTCCGTCGCCGGGGAGGATCGCAATGAGAGACATGAGAGACGGCGGCTATACCACGCGCGCCCGCCGATCCTGTATCGTTGGAGCGATGTCAGGACGCTCCGCTCCGTACGCGCTCGTCGCGCTGGTGCTCGCAGGATGCGGGACGTTCCTGAGCATCGACTCGTCCGGCGAAGACGGCGCCGAAGCCACGAGCGGCCCGAGCGCGCTCGCCCCGAGCGCCGACGGCGGCGTCGACGCGGAGGTGTACGGCGGAAGCGTCGGCGCGGCGGACGCAGCGAAGCCGAAGGAGGAGGACGCCGGTTCGAGCAGCGGCGGCATCGTCTTGAGCGACGCGGGGTCGGGCGACGCGAGCGACGCGGGGTCGTGCACCGCCAAGTCGATCGCGGCGCTCTGTAACGGACAGTGCGACGTCGACAGGTCGAACTGCGGGCAGACCGTCACGTGCACGTGCGCGACCGGCGACACGTGCGTGAACAAGACGTGCTGCACGCCCGAGTCGAAGGACGACGCGTGCAAGCGCGCCTCCGCGGAGTGCGGGGTCGTGACGAACAACTGCGGGCAGGACGTCGACTGCGGCGACTGCGATGGCGCTCCGTCCCGCTGCGGCGTGGCGGCCGAGAACAAGTGCTGCCGTCCCGCGGTCGTGGACTGTCAGCTGCACTGCGGGGAGTCGCTCTCGAACGGCTGCGAGCAGATCATCTGCGAGCCGTGCTGCCAGCCTCCCCTCATCTGTCTCCCCGAGGTCCCCCAGAACTGACGATCGCGCGCGCGACCTCGGGCGCGCCCGGGACGCGCGGCACGTCGAGGTGGCGGCCTTCGTAGTGGCCGAACGGATCGACGAGGCCGACGCGGCACCCGGCGGCGCGCGCGCCGAGGACGTCGGTCGCGTACACGTCGCCGAGGTGGAGCGCGTGCTCGGGCCTCACGCCGAAGCGATCGAACGCGATGCGGAAGATGCGCGGGTCCGGCTTCTCGACCCCCGCCTTGCCGCTGTCGACGACGAGGTCGAAATGCCCGAGGACGCCGAGCTCGGTGAAGAGCCGCTCGAGCATGCCCTCCGAGTTCGAGATGATCGCGACGTGCACGCCGGTGGCGCGGAGACCGTCGAGCGCCGCGCCGAGGCCCTCCGGCACCTTGCACCACAGGTTCTTCGCGACGTGATCCGCCCACGCCGCGTCGAGGAACGCCGGGACGCGCTCCTCCGCGAGCCCGCCGCGGAGCGCGATCGTGCCGACCATCTTCCCCCATCCCGCCGCGCCGGGGAGGTGCTTGCCGCCCCACGCGCAGTCGTGGAGCGCGTCCTCCTCCGCGAGGCGCTTCGCTTCGCCCTCGGTGCGCACCAAAACGGACGGCTCGATGCCGCACAGCGCACCGAGCCGTTCGTGATCGAGGAAGATGACGGTGTTGCCGGCGTCGAGGCAGAGCAGCTCTACGCCGGCAACGAGGTCGTCCATCAGGCCATCAGCTTGGAGGTCGCGACGTACTCCATCTTGTGCGCCTGCGCGACGGGCTCGCACGTGACGTGACCGCCGTACGTGTTGACGCCCTTCATCAGCGCGGGGTCCGCCTTGCAGGCCGCGGCCGCGCCGAGGTCCGCGATCTTCAGCGCGTAGCTCATCGTCGTGTTCGTGAGCGCCCACGTCGACGTCTGCGGGACCGCGCCCGGCATGTTCGCGACGCAGTAGTGCACGACGCCCTTCACCTCGTAGGTCGGGTTGTCGTGCGTCGTGGGGCGGCACGTCTCGATGCAGCCGCCCTGATCGACCGCGACGTCGACGACGACGGAGCCCGGCTCCATCTCGCCGATGAGCTTCTCGGTGACGAGCTTCGGCGCGCGCGCGCCGGTGACGAGGACGCCGCCGACGACGAGGTCCGCGCGGCGGACCGCGTTCTCGATGTTGATCGGGTTCGAGTAGAGCGTCTCGACCGCGCCGCCGAAGATGTCCTCGAGGTACGCCATCGTCGACGACTGGACGTCGAGGACGGTGACCTGCGCGCCCATGCCGATCGCGATCGTCGCCGCGTTGCGGCCGACGACGCCGCCGCCGAGGATGACGACGCGGCCGCGGCGCGTGCCGGGCACGCCGCCGAGGAGCACGCCCTTGCCGCCGTGCTCCTTCTCGAGGCAGCTCGCGCCGACCTGCACCGCCATGCGGCCGGCGACCTCGCTCATCGGGCGGAGGAGCGGGAGCGATCCGTCGGCGAGCTCGATCGTCTCGTAGGCGATGCCGCACACCTTCGTCTCGGCGAGCTTCTTCGTGAGCTCCGGCTCCGGCGCGAGGTGGAGATACGTGTAGAGGATCAGGTTCTCGCGGAAGAAGCCGAACTCCTGCGGGAGCGGCTCCTTGACCTTCACGACCATCTCCGCGCCCCACGCGTCGGCCGCGCTCGCGACGATCTGCGCGCCGGCCGCGACGAAGTCGGCGTCCTTGATGCCCGCGCCTTCGCCGGCGCTCTTCTCGACGAGGACCTTGTGCCCGCGCGAGGTGAGGCTGCGGACGCCGGCGGGCGTCATACCGACGCGGTACTCACGAGTCTTGATCTCTTTCGGCACTCCGATGATCACGGCGGGCTCCTTTGGTGATTTGCGCGCACCATAGTCGAGGGATTTCATCGCGTCGAGCAGCGCCGAGCGCTCTCTACATGACGCGACGCGGCGTGTGTAAGGTTCTCCCGCGCGGTCGGACTATCCGACTGTGAGCCCCGAAATGACGATGGAAGGAGCGCCGCTCGAACGCCCGGAGGCACGGCTCGCCCGCGTGCTGGCCGAGCACGCGCGGCCGCTCGAACGAGTCGCAGCGAGCTACGCGCGCTCTGCCGCGGATCGCGACGATCTGCTGCAGGAGATCGCCATGGCGCTCTTTCGCGCGCTGCCGTCGTTCCGCGGCGAGGCGAGCGAGCGGACCTTCGTCCTCCGCGTCGCGCACAACCGCGCGCTGACGTTCCTCGCGAAGCGAGGGCGGCCCGCCCTCGACATCGACGACCACGTCGACGACGTCGTCGCGACGACGGGGAAGAACCCGGCCGTGGCGTACGAGCGGAAGGAGCGCGGGAGCAAGCTCCTCGCGGCGACGCGCGCGCTCCCGCTCGGGCATCGTCAGGTCGTGATGCTCCTCCTCGAGGGGCTCTCGCATCGCGAGATCGCGGAGGTGCTCGGGACGACGGAGAACAACGTGGCCGTCCGCGCGAACCGCGCGCGGGCGGCGATGCGGGCGCTGATGGAGGAAGGAGGCACGTCATGACGGAGGAGAGAGAGCTGGAGGTATGGCGCGCGGAGTGGGCCGCGCTCGGCGGTCGCGACGATCTCGCGAAGACCCTCGCCGCGCGCGTCGTGAAGGACGGGCGGCGGATCAAGCGCGGGGTGGCGGGGGAGGTCGCGGCGGCGATGCTCGCAGCGTCGTTCTCGCTCTGGATGGCGATCGCCTCGAACGGCCGTCCCGGCGCGGTCGTGCTCTGCGCAGGGATCTTCCTCTTCAGCGGGGTGTGGCTCACGCGCCTCTTCACGCTGCGTGAAGGCGCGCGGATGGCGGAGGGGCTCGAGGGGTTCGTCGCGCTCACGCGCAAGCGCCTCGCCGACGACATGCGCTGGAACGCGTTCTCGTGGCGCGCGACGTTCGTGGTCGGCGTCGCCGCCACCGCGTGGGCGATCTGGACGCTCGTCGCGGGGTGGAGCTTCTACCGGGCGGAGCCGTGGCGCGGCGTCGTCGGCTTCGGCGGGATCTACGTCATCTTGGCGGCGGTCGCGGTGGGGATGCGGGTGCGACGGCGCAAGATCGCGGCCGAGGCCGAGCGCTTCGAGGCGCTCGTCGCCGACGCGCTAATCGAAGCCGGCGATGAAGGGGCGAAGCGTGACGAGCACGCCTAGGCACATCTCCTCGTCGGTCGACTCGCCGAGCCCGAGGTCGACCGGCTGCGTCGCGCCGGGGATCGTGAGGAGCGCGTTCGCGACGTGACGGTTCTGCATCGTGTTGTCGTACGTGCAGGTGAAGGTGACCTTGTCGCCGTCGCTCAAGGTCGGCAGCTCCTCGGGCGGCGCGTCGTAGACGTAGCCGCGCTGCCAGTTGAAGTCGTACTTCGGCACGCCGAGGAGGCACTCGTTCTTCGGGCCGTTCTTCGGGTCCTTCCGCTCGATGTCCATCTTCAGGTCGACGCCGGCCCAGTGCATGTGCGCCCCGACCGCGGCGATGTTCACCGTGAACGGGAACCCTCCGACCTTCGGGACCTCGAGGACCATCGACTCCTTGTGCGCGGCGCGTCCCGCCGGGATGAAGAAGGCCGGGCCCGAAGGCGGATCGTCGGTGCCGGGGAGGAGCTTGATCCGTCCGCCGTTGTTCGAGCCCTCCGCGTCGCGCGCGTTGCCCGCGAGGACGACCTGCGCGACCTGCTTCGGCGGCTCGGTCAGGCGCTTCAGCTCGAACTTCGTCTGGTCCGTCGTCTTCTCCTGCGTCGGGTGGTAGTGGACCTGCAGCACGAGGCCCGAGTCCTTCGGGACCTTGAGCGCGGCGTCGGCGCCGTAGTCGCTCGGCGGAACGCCCGGCGCCCACGCGAGCAGGATCGTCGGCGTCGCCTGGAGGCCGGGGCCGCCGAAGCACTTGTAGCTCCCCTCTGCGCCCGCCTTCGCCGGTCCCTCCTTGTTCGGATCGAGGTACACGATGACGTGGTGCACGACGCGCGGATCGCCCGGCACCACGTTCGTCGCGTTGATCCAGGTGTCGCTCGTGAAGCCGGGATCGACCGCGAAGCAGCGGATGTCGTCGGGGCCGGGCGCGACGGTGTGCGGCTTCGCGAGGCCGAACGACTCGGCGCCTTCGCCGAGGTCCGTCGCGCCGAAGTCCGTCTTCGGCGGCGGGCGCTGCGCCGGATCGCCGAGCGGCATGCCGCCCTCGACCCAGCGGCCGAACGTCGCGATCTGTTCGTCGGAGAGGCTCAGGTCGTCCTTGAACGAATGCTGTACTTTGCAATCATCGTCGTCGAACGCGCCCCAGGGCGGCATCTCGCGCGCTTCGACCTTCACCCGCGCGATGTTCCCCATCGCGCGGACCTCCTCGTAGGAGACGAGCGAGAACGGCGCGATCCCTCCCGGCCGATGGCAGCGCTGGCACTTCTCCTGGACGAGCGGCTCGACGTCCTTCGCGAACGTCGGACCGCCGCTCGCGCTCGCGTCGGGCGGAGGCGGCACCGGCGTCTCGGGGGACGCGCTCTCGCCGGCGGAGCAGGCGCTCGCGACGAGGACGGCGCCGATGGAAGGCGACGCGAGCAGCGGCCAACGCATCTCTTCACCGTAGGCCCTTCGCGTCGCGCGTCCAACGCGGTATGTGCATCGCATCGGCCCTTCGATGTACGCGCTCCTGCGACCCTTCCTGTTCGCGCTCGATCCGACGACGGCCCACGCCGCCGCGATGCTGGCGCTCGCGCCGCTCGAGCACCTCGCGCCGCTCCGCGCTGCGCTTCGTGGTCTCTCGACCGTGACGCGCGATCCGCGGCTCGAGGTCCGCAAGATGGGGCTCGTGTTCCCGAGCCCGCTCGGCGTCGCGGCGGGGCTCGACAAGAACGGCGAGCGCGCGCGGGCGCTCGCGGCGCTCGGCTTCGGCCACGTCGAGCTCGGCACCGTCACCGCGGAGGCGCAGGGACCGAACCCGCCGCCGAACCTGTTCCGGCTCCCCGCCGATCGCGCGCTCGTGAACCGCCTCGGCTTCCCGAACGAAGGCGCGAGCGTGGTCGGCCCGCGCATCCTCGCGCGCCGCGGCGGCGTCGGCGTGCCGGTCGGCGTCTCGATCGGGAAGTCGCGCAGCGTGCCGGTCGAGATCGAAGCCGCGCTCCCCGACTACGTGACGAGCATCCGCGCGGTCCGCGACGCGGCCGACTTCCTCGTCGTTAACGTCTCGTCTCCGAACACGAAGGACCTCCGCGCGCTCCAGGCCGCGGACGTCGCGCGCGTGCTCTTCGCCGCGCTGATGAAGGAGACGGCGGGGCGTCCGCTCCTCGTGAAGATCGCGCCCGACCTCGCCGACGACGCGATCGACGCGATCTGCATGGAAGCGGATCGCGCCGGCCTCGCCGGCGTCGTCGCGACGAACACCACCGTCGCGCGGACGGGGCTCGCGACGCCGGCGGAGGAGATCGAGCGCATCGGCGCGGGCGGCCTCAGCGGCGTCCCGCTCTTCCCGCGCGCGCTCGCGGTGGTGAAGCGCGCGCGCACGCAGCTCGGCCCCGACGCGTGCGTCATCGGCGTCGGCGGCATCCACGGGACCGACAGCGCGCTCGCGATGCTGCAGGCGGGGGCCGATCTGATCCAGGTCTATACGAGCTTCGTCTACGAGGGCCCGTTCCTTCCGCGCGCGATCGCCCGCGGCATGCTGAACGCGATCGCGGCGGAGAGCGGAGCGGGCCTCGCGGACGTGGTCGGTCATCCGCGCGGGCGCGCGGCGGCCGGGAGCAGCCCGAGCGTGCGCGGCGAGTCGGTGAGCGCCGCGATCGACAGCTCGTCGAAGTAGGCGACGCCGGGCGGCGCCCAGAGCCCGATCGCGCCGCCGCTCGCGTAGAGGCCTTCGCTCGTGGCGATGAGCAGCCGGCGATCGAGCGCGACGCGAAGGACGCCGGCGTTCGTGTCGATCCGGAGCTCGTGCCACGAGCCGGGGACGACCTCGATCGGAGCGCTCGCGAGGAGGTGCTCCTGCCCGTCGCTCACCGAGGCGAGGATCGCCCGTTGCGTGACGGGATCGAGGCGGACGATCTCGTAGTGACGGTCATCGCGGTAGCGAAAGACGATGCCGCACTCGTCTTTGCACCGCGTGACGGCGGTGAAGTCCCGCAGCGTGCTCTTCTCCGCGAGGAGGACGGCCGGGCCCGGCCCCTCGCGGCTCACGAGCGTGTTCGACTCGATCGCCCACGGCCCCGCGCGCGCGACGAGATCCGACGGCACGCCGCCGCTGTCGAACGTCCATCGCCGGGTGGAGCTCGAGCCCGAGCCGAGGAGGATCGCGGCGATCGCGATGAGGCTGACCAGCGCGATCGCGCTCCCCGCGCGCACGAAAGAGCGGCCGGTCATGTCAGCTCACCTCGCGACGCACGACGCGGTAAGACGCGAAGAGGAGGGCCAGCCCTACGAGGAGCACCGCCCAGCCGACGGGCATGTTGCGGAGCCCGGCGCCGAGGCCGGCGAGCGCGCCGCCAACGCCGAGGAGAAGGAGGAAATAGCCGATCGAATCACGTGCGTTCATGAAGACCTCGTCCGAAACGAAAAATGGAGGGATGCCGCTCGAGCGATGGAGCTCGGCGGCGGCCTATCGGTGTCCGCGGACGAGGCGGCTCAGTTCAGGAAGACCATCAAGCGTGCGCGCGCGCGCGCCGCGCTCTCCCAGCCGATCCACGTCGTCGGCGGGAGGACCTCGGCGAGCTCGGCCGAGAGATGAAACGCAGCCGGCGTCGTGGCGAACGGCCCGAGCGGCAGCGGCGGCGCGTGGTGGCTCGTCCGCGGCGAGCGTTCGAGCTTCCGCGCGTCCGGGGTGTCGCCCGACCTGCGCGCGGTGACGGCCTCGCGCTCGCCGGCCGGCGCGGTGGGCGCGGCCTCGACGGTGTCGACGCCCGCGCGGCCGAGCGTGTGCGAGTACGCGTACGCCGGCGTCGCGTGCACGCCGAGCATGGCGAGCACGGTGAGGAGCCTGAAGAAGGCCGCGACTACCGGGCGAGGAAACACGTCTCTACATCGTAGCTGATAAACTCGAGGATGGTGACCGAGGGGCCACAAAAACCGTTCGATCGCACGCTCCACGTCGTGATGCGGGAGCGCACGCGCCAGCGTCCGGTCGAGCTCAATCGCGCGGGCGGCTTCGGTACGGTGGCGGCGCTCGTCGGAGTGATGGCGTGGTCGTACTTCGGTGCGGTCGTCGCTTCGATCCTCGTCGGCGTCGGGCTCATCTTCATGCGGATCGGGTTCGGCGTACGCCCCGGCCTCGTGCGCGAGACGGTGACGCGTCCTGCCCGCGTCCGCATCTCGAGCGAGGGCGTCGCGATCGCGGACGAGGCGTTCGTCCCGCGCGAGGAGATCGCGCAGGCGTACCACCAGCCGCGGCGGATGGGGCTCGGCACCGTGCGCGCGCTCGACGCGGCGGGCGACGTGCTCTTCGATCTCGAGGCGAAGAGCGAGGAGGAGCGGAAGGAGATCCTCCTCGCGCTCGGGCGCGACGTCACCCACGGGCGCGCGACCTTCTCCCTCTCGTCGCCGTTCTTCTCCACCCCCGCGCGCCGCGTCGCGGTGATCCTCGCGTTCCCCGCGCTCCTCGCGGTCGCGGTGTGGGGGCACGCGGTCCCGCGGCTGATCTACGTCGTGGTCGCGGCGTTCGCGCTCCTCATCGCGGCGCTCGCGATGAGGCAGCGCGTCGAGGTCGGCGTCGACGGTCTCCATCTGCGCTGGCTCGTGGGGTCGCGCTTCGTGCGCTACGACCAGGTCCGCTCCGTCGCGACGACCGGCGTCGACGTGGTCATCACGCTCGCCGAGGGGCCGCCGCTTCGCGTCACGCCGCAGAGCCCGGGCGGCCCCGCCGACGCGGCGCTCGTGCAAGACGCCTTCGTCGCGCGCATCGAGGAGGCGCGCGCCGCCTTCGAGGCGCGCGCGGGCGCGGGCGACTTCGTGGCGCGGGTCGGCCGCGGCCGCCGCGCGATCGGCGAGTGGCGCGCGGACCTCGCGCGCCTGCGCGACGCCGACGGCGGCTACCGCGACGCGGCCGCGCGCAGCGAAGACCTCTGGCGCGTCGTCGAAGACGCGGGCGCACCGGAGGACGCCCGCGCGGGCGCGGCGGTCGCGCTACGAACCGAGGAGGGCGCCGCCGAGCGCCTCCGCGTCGCCGCCGACACCGCCGCTTCGCCGCGCCTCCGCGTCGCCCTCGAGCGCGCCGCGGATCCCGAGACCGACGACACGATCCTCGACGCGGCGCTCGAGGCGACGTCGCCGGGCGAGCGGTGACGGCGCTCGCGTCACTTCGTGAGCTCGGCGAAGAGCTTCGGGAGCGCGCGCTTCCAGGACGGAAGCGCCTCGACGCGCGCGATCCATGCCTCGACGTTCGGGACCTTCGCGAGCGAGATGCCGGCGGGCGCGCGCAGCGGAAAGGTCGAC includes these proteins:
- a CDS encoding isocitrate/isopropylmalate dehydrogenase family protein gives rise to the protein MSLIAILPGDGIGPEVMAHATRLLEHYKSDRKLPLDLWQLDLGAERFLRDGTTFPKEIAERIENEASAVLLGALGDPRVPSLEYARDILFGLRFGLDLYANVRPVKALADRLVPLKDRTAKDVDLVVFRENTEGIYVGVGGQFKKGTADEIAINEDINTRKGVERLIRAGFEYAKAHGKKTVHMADKSNAMKHAHELWYRCFFEVAKEYPGIDAKHVYVDALCLYLVQDPTPFEVIVTNNLFGDIVTDLGAGLQGGLGMAASANLHYADPKRVAMFEPVHGSAPPLVGKDLANPIAGFLTVGMMLAHLGYAEEEERIEKACAEAIASGNCTPDVGGDKGTKAVADWVLDRIRGGR
- a CDS encoding quinone-dependent dihydroorotate dehydrogenase, producing MYALLRPFLFALDPTTAHAAAMLALAPLEHLAPLRAALRGLSTVTRDPRLEVRKMGLVFPSPLGVAAGLDKNGERARALAALGFGHVELGTVTAEAQGPNPPPNLFRLPADRALVNRLGFPNEGASVVGPRILARRGGVGVPVGVSIGKSRSVPVEIEAALPDYVTSIRAVRDAADFLVVNVSSPNTKDLRALQAADVARVLFAALMKETAGRPLLVKIAPDLADDAIDAICMEADRAGLAGVVATNTTVARTGLATPAEEIERIGAGGLSGVPLFPRALAVVKRARTQLGPDACVIGVGGIHGTDSALAMLQAGADLIQVYTSFVYEGPFLPRAIARGMLNAIAAESGAGLADVVGHPRGRAAAGSSPSVRGESVSAAIDSSSK
- a CDS encoding HAD-IA family hydrolase; this translates as MDDLVAGVELLCLDAGNTVIFLDHERLGALCGIEPSVLVRTEGEAKRLAEEDALHDCAWGGKHLPGAAGWGKMVGTIALRGGLAEERVPAFLDAAWADHVAKNLWCKVPEGLGAALDGLRATGVHVAIISNSEGMLERLFTELGVLGHFDLVVDSGKAGVEKPDPRIFRIAFDRFGVRPEHALHLGDVYATDVLGARAAGCRVGLVDPFGHYEGRHLDVPRVPGAPEVARAIVSSGGPRGDR
- a CDS encoding RNA polymerase sigma factor, with product MTMEGAPLERPEARLARVLAEHARPLERVAASYARSAADRDDLLQEIAMALFRALPSFRGEASERTFVLRVAHNRALTFLAKRGRPALDIDDHVDDVVATTGKNPAVAYERKERGSKLLAATRALPLGHRQVVMLLLEGLSHREIAEVLGTTENNVAVRANRARAAMRALMEEGGTS
- the ald gene encoding alanine dehydrogenase; this translates as MIIGVPKEIKTREYRVGMTPAGVRSLTSRGHKVLVEKSAGEGAGIKDADFVAAGAQIVASAADAWGAEMVVKVKEPLPQEFGFFRENLILYTYLHLAPEPELTKKLAETKVCGIAYETIELADGSLPLLRPMSEVAGRMAVQVGASCLEKEHGGKGVLLGGVPGTRRGRVVILGGGVVGRNAATIAIGMGAQVTVLDVQSSTMAYLEDIFGGAVETLYSNPINIENAVRRADLVVGGVLVTGARAPKLVTEKLIGEMEPGSVVVDVAVDQGGCIETCRPTTHDNPTYEVKGVVHYCVANMPGAVPQTSTWALTNTTMSYALKIADLGAAAACKADPALMKGVNTYGGHVTCEPVAQAHKMEYVATSKLMA